The Nitrospira sp. KM1 genome includes a window with the following:
- a CDS encoding M20/M25/M40 family metallo-hydrolase — MTVKRSDLEAYVKHSRPLFEDLLGQMVEIPSISMDPSRSTDIERMAILASQVLSDFKADVRSVETGGYPIVSGGWTSDATYPTVTVYNHMDVQPAQEPQWKQAPFAFKNEDGVYRGRGATDDKGPALAALLGARFALEQGVPINIRFLWELEEEIGSPHFAQGLKHRASIPRPDSVVVSDTIWIAKGRPAMPYGLRGLIGARLTLRTGSQDAHSGVTGGAARNPLAELMEIAQACVNAKTGEVKIPGFYRDVVKPTNDEIKSFLRSGFHVRRFKEAYGFHTLRTEDPAEVTRRIWAAPTFEIHGLTGGYHGPGVKTIVPGQGELKVSMRLVPNQTPEKAFALLKKFVGKLNPNVKVECEGTLHPFKGHFDGPYVDCITRAAKEGFGKEPSFIREGGSIGAVVTMQNAWKVPILFLGLSLPEHGYHAPNEYFDWGQASGGIKAFAHYFAEVAKLGGLRQSR; from the coding sequence ATGACCGTGAAGCGAAGCGACCTTGAAGCGTATGTGAAACACAGCCGTCCGCTGTTCGAAGATCTGCTTGGACAGATGGTCGAGATTCCATCGATCAGCATGGACCCTTCCAGGAGTACGGACATCGAGCGTATGGCGATCTTGGCCTCGCAGGTATTGTCAGATTTCAAAGCCGATGTCCGATCCGTCGAGACGGGCGGATATCCTATTGTCAGCGGTGGATGGACGTCCGACGCCACGTATCCTACGGTGACCGTTTACAATCATATGGACGTACAGCCCGCACAAGAGCCGCAGTGGAAGCAGGCCCCGTTCGCATTCAAAAATGAGGATGGAGTGTATCGCGGGCGTGGAGCCACCGACGACAAGGGGCCTGCACTGGCTGCGCTGCTGGGAGCCCGGTTTGCTCTCGAACAGGGAGTTCCGATCAATATACGGTTTCTCTGGGAATTAGAAGAGGAAATCGGCAGTCCTCACTTCGCGCAGGGATTGAAGCACCGAGCCTCTATCCCACGTCCAGATTCGGTCGTTGTGTCCGACACGATTTGGATTGCGAAAGGGCGACCGGCCATGCCGTACGGCTTGCGCGGACTCATCGGAGCTCGGCTGACCCTCCGCACAGGGAGTCAAGATGCTCATTCGGGTGTGACAGGTGGGGCAGCGAGAAATCCGCTGGCCGAACTGATGGAGATTGCGCAGGCCTGTGTCAACGCGAAGACCGGTGAAGTGAAAATTCCGGGTTTCTATCGGGATGTCGTCAAGCCCACCAACGATGAAATCAAGAGCTTTTTGCGATCGGGGTTTCACGTCAGGCGCTTTAAGGAGGCGTATGGATTTCACACTCTCCGGACGGAAGACCCGGCAGAAGTCACACGCCGGATCTGGGCGGCTCCGACGTTCGAGATACACGGGCTGACGGGCGGATACCACGGCCCGGGAGTGAAAACTATCGTGCCCGGGCAGGGGGAACTCAAGGTCAGTATGCGGCTGGTGCCGAATCAGACGCCTGAGAAGGCGTTTGCACTACTGAAGAAGTTCGTCGGGAAACTGAATCCGAACGTGAAGGTTGAATGCGAGGGAACGCTCCATCCGTTCAAAGGCCATTTCGACGGCCCATACGTCGACTGCATCACACGCGCCGCCAAGGAGGGCTTTGGAAAAGAGCCGTCGTTTATCCGTGAAGGCGGTTCGATCGGGGCGGTCGTGACGATGCAGAACGCCTGGAAGGTTCCCATTCTATTTTTGGGCCTCAGCCTTCCCGAGCATGGGTATCATGCGCCGAACGAATATTTCGATTGGGGACAAGCCTCGGGAGGAATCAAAGCCTTCGCGCATTACTTCGCGGAAGTGGCCAAACTGGGCGGTCTGCGTCAATCGCGATGA
- a CDS encoding NAD(P)-dependent oxidoreductase, with protein MVTPSSTRIGWIGSGVMGAAMCGHVLRAGYRTTVHSRTRGKAEPLLAKGAIWADSTMAIAGSNDVIVTMVGFPADVREVYFGEKGLLHAANPSTIFIDMTTTSPALSKDIHDRAASMRCFAVDAPVSGGDVGARQATLSVMVGGDAEPVQAVMPLLKLFGSTIVHQGPSGAGQHAKLCNQIVIAGTMVGVCEGLLYGRQAGLDLDRLLSSIGDGAASCWTLSHLAPRIRRRDFAPGFYVEHFVKDMGIILEESRRIGLTLPGLTLVHGLYETVVSLGHGRNGTHALMLALEQMSGSKGSSAARTLTGDHP; from the coding sequence ATGGTGACTCCTTCGTCGACACGGATCGGGTGGATCGGGAGCGGCGTCATGGGAGCTGCCATGTGCGGACATGTCCTACGCGCAGGGTATCGTACGACCGTCCACAGCCGCACTCGAGGCAAGGCCGAACCGCTTCTTGCCAAAGGAGCAATTTGGGCCGACAGCACGATGGCGATCGCCGGCTCAAATGACGTGATCGTGACGATGGTCGGATTCCCCGCTGACGTGCGCGAGGTCTATTTCGGAGAAAAGGGGCTGTTGCACGCTGCCAATCCTTCGACCATCTTCATCGATATGACGACGACCAGCCCCGCGTTGAGCAAGGACATTCATGATCGGGCCGCATCGATGCGCTGCTTCGCCGTCGACGCGCCGGTCTCCGGCGGCGATGTAGGAGCCAGGCAAGCCACGCTATCCGTCATGGTTGGCGGCGATGCCGAACCGGTTCAGGCCGTCATGCCGTTACTCAAACTGTTCGGCAGCACCATCGTGCATCAGGGACCATCCGGGGCAGGCCAGCACGCCAAACTGTGCAATCAGATCGTGATTGCCGGAACCATGGTTGGCGTGTGCGAAGGTCTGTTGTATGGCCGGCAAGCAGGGCTGGATCTCGATCGCCTGTTGAGCTCGATCGGTGACGGAGCCGCCTCCTGTTGGACCCTCAGTCATCTGGCTCCACGAATCCGACGCCGGGATTTTGCACCTGGATTTTATGTGGAACACTTCGTCAAGGACATGGGTATCATTCTGGAAGAATCGAGGCGAATAGGGCTCACGCTTCCCGGATTGACGCTGGTACACGGACTCTATGAGACCGTTGTCTCACTGGGGCACGGTCGCAACGGCACCCATGCTCTCATGCTCGCATTGGAACAGATGTCCGGCTCGAAAGGATCGAGCGCCGCCAGGACACTGACAGGAGACCATCCATGA
- a CDS encoding DUF1566 domain-containing protein, translated as MKNWPSGCRYFNIIEAGMVMLLGVGMGFPAEGAERFSAVPGGGAVKDGQTGLVWEQEPDREHDVWGRSNERCTTKEIGGKKGWRGPSVEELKSLIDVSQHDPALPAGHPFTNIKSEIFWTSTPHPTDDIVAWQVSFFSGEAVTDQKSGTRRMWCVLGEPFK; from the coding sequence ATGAAGAATTGGCCGTCCGGATGTAGATATTTCAACATCATCGAGGCCGGAATGGTTATGCTGCTAGGGGTCGGTATGGGATTTCCGGCAGAGGGTGCGGAACGTTTTTCCGCCGTCCCCGGCGGTGGGGCGGTCAAGGACGGTCAGACGGGGTTGGTCTGGGAACAGGAACCGGACCGTGAGCATGACGTCTGGGGTCGCTCCAATGAGCGCTGCACCACGAAGGAAATCGGCGGCAAAAAAGGGTGGCGTGGCCCCTCCGTGGAGGAATTAAAGAGCTTGATTGATGTCTCACAGCACGACCCGGCTCTGCCGGCTGGACATCCCTTCACAAACATCAAGTCAGAAATCTTTTGGACTTCAACGCCTCATCCCACGGACGATATCGTTGCCTGGCAGGTCAGTTTCTTCAGCGGCGAGGCGGTGACGGACCAGAAGTCCGGCACGAGACGGATGTGGTGCGTCCTCGGGGAGCCCTTCAAATAG